In a single window of the Plasmodium cynomolgi strain B DNA, chromosome 6, whole genome shotgun sequence genome:
- a CDS encoding roadblock/LC7 family member (putative) yields the protein SEAEEILNRIKSHKGVVGILVVNREGLIIKSTFDQQQSDLHASLLTQLSNKARDVIRELDPQNDITFLRLRSKKHEIMIAPDKDYTLVVVQDPYADREK from the exons AGCGAGGCGGAAGAAATCCTAAACAGGATAAAGAGTCACAAGGGGGTTGTTGGCATCCTGGTGGTCAACAGGGAGGggttaataataaaaagtacCTTCGATCAGCAGCAGTCGGATCTGCACGCGTCCCTGCTGACGCAGCTTTCGAATAAGGCCCGGGATGTCATTAGGGAGTTGGATCCCCAG AACGACATCACCTTCCTGCGCTTGCGATCGAAGAAGCACGAAATAATGATCGCTCCGGACAAAGATTACACGTTGGTGGTGGTTCAGGACCCATACGCCGACCGGGAAAAGTAG